The nucleotide sequence CCACATGAACACCTCGATAGGCAAGGCCGGCCGCAAGCGTTGGATGGGCCGCCGCCCGCACAACCGCGGTGTCGCGATGAACCCGATCGACCATCCGCACGGCGGCGGCGAAGGCCGTACCTCCGGCGGTCGTCACCCGGTCACTCCGTGGGGCAAGCCTACCAAGGGCAAGAAGACCCGCACCAACAAGTCGACCGACAAATTCATTCTCTTGAGCCGCCACAAGCGGAAGAAGTAAGGAACGACGGACATGGTTCGTTCAGTCTGGAAAGGCCCGTTCGTCGAGGCGTCGCTGCTCAAGAAGGCAGATGCGGCGCGCGCGTCCGGCCGTCACGACGTCATCAAGATCTGGAGCCGCCGCTCGACTATCCTGCCGCAGTTCGTCGGCCTGACGTTCGGCGTCTACAACGGCCAGAAGCACGTGCCGGTGGCCATCAACGAAGAGATGGTCGGCCACAAGTTCGGCGAGTTTTCGCCGACCCGCACCTTCCACGGCCATTCGGGCGATAAGAAAGCCAAGAAGGCTTGAGGATTAAGCGATGAGCAAACCAAAGCGCGAACGGAGCCTCCCCGACAACGAGGCCAAGGCTGTGGCCCGGATGCTTCGGGTGAGCCCGCAGAAGCTGAACCTGGTGGCGCAGATGATCCGCGGCCGCAAGGCGTCGGCAGCCCTCGCCGACCTGCAGTTCTCGCGCAAGCGGATTGCGGTCGACGTCAAGAAGTGCCTGGAATCGGCGATCGCCAATGCCGAGAACAACCACGAGCTCGAGGTGGACGATCTCGTCGTCTCGCAGGCTTTTGTCGGCAAGGGAATCGTGATGAAGCGTTTCTCGCCGCGCGGCCGTGGCCGTTCGGGCCGAGTTTTCAAACCGTTCTCGCAGCTGACGATCATTGTTCGTCAGGTCGAGGCGAGCGCGTAAAGTCGGGCGCTGGGAGAATACGATGGGTCAAAAGATCAATCCGATCGGTCTGCGTCTCGGCATCAACCGGACCTGGGATTCGCGCTGGTTCGCCGGCAAGGCCGAGTACGGCAAGCTGCTGCATGAAGACGTCAAGATCCGCGAGATCCTGCACAAGGAACTCAAGCAGGCGGCCGTCGCCCGCATCGTGATCGAGCGTCCGCACAAGAAGTGCCGCGTCACCATCCACTCGGCTCGTCCGGGCGTCGTGATCGGCAAGAAGGGCGCTGACATCGACAAGCTGCGCAAGCGCGTCGCCGACATCACCTCGTCGGACGTCGTCATCAACATCGTCGAGATCCGCAAGCCGGAGCTCGATGCCACGCTGGTCGCCGAGTCGATCGCGCAGCAGCTCGAGCGCCGCGTTGCGTTCCGCCGCGCCATGAAGCGCGCCGTTCAATCGGCGATGCGTCTCGGCGCCGAGGGCATCCGCATCAACTGCTCGGGTCGTCTGGGCGGTGCGGAAATCGCCCGCATGGAGTGGTATCGCGAGGGCCGGGTGCCGCTGCACACGCTGCGCGCCGACATCGATTACGGTGTGGCCACCGCGTTCACGACCTTCGGCACCTGCGGCGTGAAGGTCTGGATCTTCAAGGGCGAGATCCTCGAGCACGATCCGATGGCACAGGACAAGCGGATGAACGAGGGTGGTGGCGAAAGCCCGTCGCCGCGTTCGCGCCGCGACGCGGCCTGATCGATCAGCCGCGACAAGACAGGTTTGAGGGCTCAAAGCCATGATGCAACCAAAGAAGACCAAGTTCCGAAAGGCGCATAAGGGCCGTATCCACGGCGTTGCGTCCTCGGGCGCAACGCTGGCCTTCGGCCAGTTCGGGCTGAAGGCGATGGAGCCGGATCGCGTGACCGCGCGCCAGATCGAGGCCGCCCGTCGTGCGCTGACCCGTCACATGAAGCGCGCCGGCCGCGTCTGGATCCGCGTGTTCCCGGATCTGCCGGTGTCGAAGAAGCCGGCCGAAGTCCGCATGGGCTCCGGCAAGGGTTCGCCGGAATTGTGGGTGGCTCGCGTCAAGCCGGGCCGGGTGATGTTCGAGATCGACGGCGTCAGCAACCAGATCGCGCGCGAGGCGCTGACCCTGGCCGCGGCCAAGCTGCCGATCAAGACGCGCTTCGTCGAACGCATTGCGGAGTAATGGTCATGGCCGAGATGAAGATTGCCGACATTCGCGCGATGAGCCCCGACCAGATGGACGATGCGATCGTCAATCTGAAGAAGGAGCGCTTCAACCTGCGTTTCCAGCGCGCCACCGGGCAGCTGGAGAACACTGCCCGCCTGCGTGAGGCGCGCCGCGACATCGCCCGTATCAAGACCATCGCCGCGCAGCAGCGCGCCAAGACGAAGTAAGAGGCTCGACATGCCGAAACGGACCCTCCAGGGCGTGGTCGTCAGCGACAAGCAGGCCAAGACGGTGGTCGTGCGCGTCGACCGGCGCTTCACCCACCCGATCTACAAGAAGACCATCCGCCGCTCGAAGAATTACCACGCTCACGACGAGAGCAACGAGTTCAAGCCGGGCGACATGGTCTGGATCGAGGAGAGCAAGCCGATCTCCAAGCTCAAGCGCTGGACGGTGGTCCGCGGCGAGCATAAGAAAACCGCCTGAGTCGCGCGACGCGGCCCTCCATAAGGGGCCGGTTTCGCTTTCGGGATCATAAAAGGCGCAGCTTTCCTGCGCAGCAGATGAAGAGGACGAGGTGCATCAATGATTCAGATGCAGACCAACCTCGACGTGGCCGATAATTCCGGCGCACGCCGTGTTATGTGTATCAAGGTGCTGGGCGGCTCGAAGCGCCGCTATGCCACCGTCGGCGACATCATCGTGGTGTCGATCAAGGAAGCCATTCCGCGTGGCAAGGTGAAGAAGGGCGACGTCATGAAGGCCGTCGTGGTGCGCGTCCGCAAGGACATCCGCCGCGCCGACGGTTCGGTGATCCGCTTCGACCGCAACGCCGCCGTCCTGATCAACAACCAGTCCGAGCCGGTCGGCACCCGTATCTTCGGGCCGGTGCCGCGCGAGCTGCGCGCCAAGAACCACATGAAGATCATTTCGCTCGCGCCGGAGGTGCTGTGATGGCTGCCAAGATCCGCAAGGGCGACAAGGTGATCGTCCTGACCGGTCGCGACAAGGGTCGCACCGGCGAGGTGTTCGAGGTGCGCCCGGACGCCGGCACGGCGCTGGTGCGCGGCATCAACCTGGTGAAGCGTCACCAGAAGCAGACGCAGAACCAGGAGGGCGGCATCATCACCAAGGAAGCCCCCATCAACCTGTCGAACGTCGCTTACGTCGGCAAGGACGGCAAGCCGACGCGCATCGGATTCAAGATTCAGGCGGACGGCAAGAAGGTCCGCGTTGCCAAGAGCTCGGGAGTTGAGATCGATGGCTGAGACCGCTTACACCCCGCGCCTCCGCACGGAATACGACCGCAAGATCAAGAGCGCGCTGACCGAGAAGTTCGGCTACGCCAACGTCATGCAGGTGCCGCGGCTCGACAAGGTCGTGCTGAACATGGGCATCGGCGAGGCCGTCAACGACCGCAAGAAGGCGGAGACGGCTGCGGCCGACCTGTCGCTGATCGCCGGTCAGAAGGCCGTCGTGACCTATTCGCGCGTCGCCATCGCGACCTTCAAGCTGCGTGAGAACCAGCCGATCGGCTGCAAGGTCACGCTGCGCAAGGCCAAGATGTACGAGTTCATCGACCGCCTGATCAACGTCGCGCTGCCGCGCGTCCGCGACTTCCGCGGCCTGAACCCGAAGAGCTTCGACGGCCGCGGCAACTACTCGCTCGGCATCAAGGAGCACATCATTTTCCCCGAGATCGATTTCGACAAGGCCGGGGAGAGCTGGGGCATGGACATCACGGTGTGCACCACCGCGACGACCGACGACGAGGCCCGTGCCCTTCTGACCGCATTCAATTTCCCGTTCCGGCAGTGAGCAGCTGACTTTCGAAGCTTCTCAAACGCGGATACCCAGGAGCCAAGCATGGCAAAGAAGAGTTCAGTCGAGAAGAACAACCGGCGCAAGAAGATGGCGAAGAACGCCGCTCCGAAGCGCGCCCGGTTGAAGGCGATCATCGCCGACAAGGAAAAGCCGATGGAGGAGCGCTTCGCCGCGACCCTGAAGCTCGCGGAAATGCCGCGCAACTCGTCGACCACCCGCATCCGTAACCGGTGCGAGCTGACGGGCCGTCCGCGGTCGAACTACCGCAAGAACAAGCTGAGCCGCATCGCGCTGCGCGAGCTCGGATCCAAGGGCCTGGTTCCGGGCCTCGTGAAGTCGAGCTGGTAAGGAGGGTCGAACATGTCAACGCACGATCCCATCAGCGATCTGATCACCCGCATCCGCAACGCGCAGATGCGCTCGAAGTCGAAGGTCACGACCCCCGGCTCGAAGATGCGCGCCAGCGTGCTCGAAGTGCTGAAGTCCGAGGGCTACATCCGTGGCTATGCCACGATGGAGCATCCGTCGGGCCGCAGCGAGATCGAGATCGAGCTGAAGTATTTCGACGGCGAGCCCGTGATCCGCGAGATCGAGCGCGTCTCCAAGCCCGGCCGGCGCGTCTACACTTCGGTGAAGAATCTGCCGCGCGTGAACAACGGGCTCGGAATTTCTGTTTTGTCGACGCCGAAGGGAATCATGGCCGACCATAGCGCGCGTGACGCGAATGTCGGCGGTGAAGTTCTCTTCACGGTGTTCTAAGAAGGATTGAGCCATGTCACGAATTGGCAAGAAGCCTGTGACGGTGCCGTCCGGTGTGACCGCCACCGTCGACGGTCAGACCGTCAAGATGAAGGGCCCGAAGGGGCAGCTTCAGTTCCTCGTCCATGACGACGTCGAGGTGAAGTTCGAGAACGGCCAGGTCAAGGTTGCCCCGCGCACCGAGACCAAGCGTGCCCGCTCGCTCTACGGCACCGCGCGCGCCCAGATCGCCAACCTGGTCGAGGGCGTCACCAAGGGCTTCGAGAAGAAGCTCGAGATCACCGGCGTCGGCTACCGCGCCGCGATGCAGGGCAAGAACCTGCAGCTCGCGCTCGGCTACAGCCACGACGTGGTCTACCAGATCCCGGAAGGCATCACGATCGCCGTGCCGAAGCCGACCGAGATCACGATCACGGGCATCGACCCGCAGCGCGTCGGCCAGGTGGCCGCCGAAATCCGCGCCTACCGGCCGCCGGAGCCCTACAAGGGCAAGGGCGTGAAGTACGCGGGTGAATTCATCTTCCGCAAGGAAGGCAAGAAGAAGTAACGGAGCCGGACATGTCGAGAGCAAAGGTTACGAATGCCCGGCGCAAGCAGCGCGTGAGGCTGTCGCTGCGCCGCTCCGCCGGCGGCCGTCCGCGTCTGTCGGTGTTCCGTTCGTCGAAGCACATCTACGCTCAGGTCATCGACGACCAGAAGGGCGAGACGCTCGCCTCGGCGTCGTCGATGGAGAAGGAGATGCGTTCGGCCGGCAACACCGGTGCCGACATCGATGCGGCCAAGGCGGTGGGCAAGCTGCTCGCCGAGCGCGCGGTGAAGGCGGGCATCAAGGAAGTCGTGTTCGATCGCGGCGGCTATCTCTATCACGGTCGCGTCAAGGCCCTGGCCGACGCGGCGCGCGAGAGCGGGCTGAGCTTCTAACATCATTGGATTTGGGCGCGAGAGCCCCTCAGAAGATTGGATAGCACCATGGCAGGTGAACGGGAACGAGGCGGTCGCGATCGCAAGGAGCGCGAGGAGCGCGACAGCGAGTTCGTCGACAAGCTCGTCCACATCAACCGAGTCGCGAAAGTCGTGAAGGGCGGTAAGCGCTTCGGCTTTGCGGCGCTCGTCGTGATCGGCGATCAGAAGGGCCGGGTCGGCTTCGGCCACGGCAAGGCGCGCGAAGTGCCGGAGGCGATCCGCAAGGCGACCGACTCCGCCAAGCGCAACCTGACCCGCGTCGCGCTGCGCGAAGGCCGGACCCTGCACCACGACATCTTCGGTCGTCACGGTGCGGGCCGCGTCTATCTGCGTGCGGCTCCGGCCGGTACCGGCATCATCGCCGGCGGCCCGATGCGCGCCGTGTTCGAGACGCTGGGCATCCAGGACGTGGTGGCGAAGTCGATCGGCTCGTCCAACCCGTACAACATGGTGCGCGCGACCTTTAACGCGCTGAAGCACCAGGACAGCCCGCGCTCGGTCGCTGCCCGCCGCAACATCAAGGTGTCGACCCTGCAGGCCCGCCGCGTCGGTGGCGATGCCGAGGCAGCCGCCGACTAACGAACGCGCGCCGCCACTGGCTGGCGCATCTCGGAGTTAAGGACAATGGCTAGCGCCAAGACGATCAAGATCGAGCAGATCGGCAGCCCGATCCGCCGGCATCACTCGCAGCGCGAGACGCTGATCGGGTTGAAGCTCAACAAGATCGGCCGGGTGACCGAGCTGCCGGACACGCCGGCGGTCCGCGGCATGATCACCAAGGTTCATCATCTCGTCCGCATCGTCGACGAGAAGTAAGGAGAAGGGCGATGAAGCTCAGCGATATCGCCGACAACGCCGGCGCGCGCAAGAAGCGCATGCGCGTCGGCCGCGGCATCGGCTCCGGCAAGGGCAAGACCTCCGGCCGTGGCGGCAAGGGCCAGACCGCGCGCTCCGGCGTGCGCATCAAGGGCTTCGAAGGCGGTCAGATGCCGATGCATCGCCGTCTGCCGAAGCGCGGCTTCAACAACATCTTCGCGCTCGATTTCGTCGAGATCAATCTCGACCGGATCCAGCAGGCGATCGATGCCAAGAAGCTGGACGCCGGCAGCGTGATCAACGCCGAGGCGCTGGTGAAGTCGGGCGCGCTGCGTCGCGCCAAGGATGGCGTGCGTCTGCTCGGCCGTGGCGAGATCACGTCGAAGGTCAACATCGAGGTGCATGGCGCTTCGAAGTCGGCGATCGCGGCGGTCGAGAAGGCCGGCGGCACCGTCAAGCTCTTGGCTCCGGCCAAGGACGAAGGCGAAGCGGCGTAACTTCTGCGTCATCGCCCAGTCCCAGGCTTCAGCCTGATCGGGCAGGGCGATGGACAGAATGCGTCTGCGCACCAGATAATATCCGACGTCTGCCCAAGCCCCGCGAGCCCTCGCGGGGCTGATGCGGTCAAGAACGGGCGGCGGGAGAAAGCTAGATATGGCCTCAGCAGCGGAACAACTTGCGGCAAACCTCAATTTCGGCGCGCTTGCAAAAGCCGATGAGCTGAAGAAGCGCATCTGGTTCACCCTCGGCGCGCTGCTGGTCTACCGCCTCGGCACCTATATTCCGCTGCCCGGCATCGACCCGAACATCTGGGACTCCGTGTTCCGCAGCCAGTCCGGCGGCATCCTCGGCATGTTCAACATGTTCGCCGGCGGCGGCATCCACCGCATGGCGATCTTCGCGCTGAACATCATGCCGTACATCTCGGCATCGATCATCATTCAGCTGCTCACCACGGTCTCGCCGCAGCTCGAAGCCCTCAAGAAAGAGGGCGAGGCGGGCCGCAAGATGCTCAACCAGTACACCCGCTATCTGACGGTGATCCTGGCCGCCGTGCAGTCCTACGGCATCGCCGTAGGCCTCGAGGGCGCCGGCAACGTCGTCGCCGATCCCGGCCTGTTCTTCCGCCTGTCGACCGCGATCACGCTGACCGGCGGAACCATGTTCCTGATGTGGCTGGGCGAGCAGATCACCTCGCGCGGCATCGGCAATGGCATCTCGCTGATCATCCTGTCCGGCATCGTGGCGGAGCTGCCTTCGGCGCTCGCCAACATGCTCGAACTGGGCCGCCAGGGCGCGCTGTCGACCGGCCTGATCCTGATCGTCATCGTGATGGCGGTCGCCGTGATCGCCTTCATCGTGTTCATGGAGCGCGCCCAGCGCCGGCTCTTGATCCAGTATCCGAAGCGCCAGGTCGGCAACAAGATGTTCGAGGGCCAGTCCTCGCATCTGCCGCTGAAGCTCAACACCTCCGGCGTCATCCCGCCGATCTTCGCCTCGTCGCTGCTGCTGCTGCCGACCACGGTCGCCAACTTCAACGCCGGCAAGGGGCCGGAGTGGTTCCAGTGGATCACCACCCAGCTCGGCCACGGCCGGCCGCTGTTCCTGGTGCTGTACCTGGCGCTGATCCTGTTCTTCGCCTTCTTCTACACCGCCATCGTCTTCAACCCGACCGAGACGGCCGACAACCTCAAGAAGCATGGCGGCTTCATCCCGGGCATCCGGCCGGGCGAGCGCACTGCGGAATATATCGATTACGTGCTGTCGCGGATCACCGTGCTCGGCGCCATCTATCTGGCGATCGTGTGTCTGATTCCGGAAATTCTGATTTCCTACGCTTCCGTCCCGTTCTACTTTGGTGGCACTTCGCTTCTGATTGTGGTCAGCGTTACGATGGATACCGTGGCGCAGGTTCAGGGTTATCTGCTCGCCCATCAATATGAGGGGCTGATCAGAAAGTCGAAGCTGCGGGGTCGCCGCCGCTGAGTGCGGCGGATCGCGGCCCGGGAGCCAAAAAGCTAAGAACAAGGTGTGCGGGAGGTCGCTCACCGTGTGCCGGGGGGCGGGACATTCAATGAGACTGATTCTTCTGGGACCGCCCGGTTCGGGCAAGGGAACGCAGGCGCAGCGCCTGGTGCAGCGTCATGGCATCGTCCAACTGTCGACCGGCGACATGCTGCGCGCCGCCGTCGCCGCGCAGACGCCGATCGGGCTGAAGGCCAAGGACATCATGGCCGCCGGCGGGCTGGTGCCCGACGAGGTCGTGGTCGGCATCATCGCCGACCGAATCGAGCAGCCTGACGCCGCCAACGGCTTCATCCTCGACGGCTTCCCGCGCACCGTGCCGCAGGCCGAGGCGCTGGATGCGCTGCTCAAGCAGAAGCAGATGAAGCTCGACGCAGTGATCGAGCTCCGGGTCAACGAGGGCGTCCTGCTGGAGCGCGTCGAGCGCCGCGCCGCCGAGACCCGCGCCCGCGGCGAGGCGGTCCGGGCGGATGACACCCCGGAGGTGCTGACCAAGCGCCTGGCCAGCTACCGCGACCAGACCGAGCCGCTGATCCACTATTACTCCGACCATCGGATGCTGGCGACCGTCGACGGCATGATGCCGATCGAGCAGGTCACAGAGGAGATCGGCCGAATCCTGGCCGCCGTCGGCAAAAGCGGCAGCCGGGCGGCCAAGAAGGCGAGCCCGGCCAAGCGCAGCGCCAAGGCGCCGAAGGCCGCAGCCAAAACAGCGCCAGCGAAATCGGCCAAGACGGCCGCCAAGACGGCTCCGAAGGCGGCTACCACGGCGAAAAAGGCCGGAAAGTCACCCAAAAAAGCCGCTAAGGCCGCTCCTAAGAAGGCACCCAAGGCTGCCGCCAAGGCGGCCAAGGGCACCCGGAAAACCTCGGCCAAGGCAGCAAAAAAGCGCGCCAAGGGGTGACCGAATCTTGTAGGGGCGGTTGACGACCGCCGTGTGAATCCATTAATAAGCCCGCATCCAAGTCGGATAGTTTTCCCAGAGATGCCGGGCCCCAGGAATCGAGGGGTGGGCGTCTTGTTCGCGTTTGCGGACACCTGCCCGAGATAGCGACAGAGAAGGCCGGTCCGTCCTTGGATCGGTGACAGGAGAGAAGTCCGTGGCCCGTATTGCCGGTGTCAACATCCCGACCAACAAGCGCGTCCTGATCGCGCTCCAGTACATCCATGGCATCGGCCCGAAGATCGCGGGCGAGATCGTGGAGAAGGTGAAGATCGCGGAAGATCGCCGCGTCAACCAGCTGAGCGACCAGGAAGTCCTGCAGATCCGCGAAATCATCGACCGCGACTACGTCGTCGAGGGCGACCTCCGTCGTGAGACCGGCATCAACATCAAGCGGCTGATGGACCTCGGCTGCTATCGCGGCCTGCGTCATCGCCGCGGCCTGCCGGTGCGCGGCCAGCGGACCCACACCAATGCGCGTACGCGCAAGGGTCCGGCCAAGGCGATCGCCGGCAAGAAGAAGTAATTGGCGAATTGCAGATGTGCGGGTAGCGGGTAGGGGAAGCCCTTCTCGCTATTCGCCATTTACCATTCGCTCGTTTGGTGTAGCCGCTGGCATTACGGCGGCGTTGAGATCTCGAGAAAGGTACTTATATGGCCAAGGAAGCCGCACGTGTCCGCCGTCGTGAGCGCAAGAACATCGCCTCCGGCGTCGCCCATGTGAATTCGTCGTTCAACAACACCACCATCACCATCACCGACGCGCAGGGCAACACCATCGCCTGGTCGTCGGCCGGCACGATGGGTTTCAAGGGATCGCGCAAGTCGACCCCGTATGCCGCGCAGGTTGCGGCGGAGGACGTGTCCAAGAAGGCCCAGGAGCACGGCATGCGCACCCTCGAGGTCGAGGTGGCCGGTCCGGGCTCCGGACGTGAATCGGCGCTGCGCGCGCTGCAGGCCGCGGGCTTCACCGTCACCTCGATCCGCGATGTGACGACCATCCCGCACAATGGTTGCCGTCCGCGCAAGCGTCGTCGCGTCTGATCTGAAGGAGGCGGACAGCATGTCCGCCTCGTCTTGCTTTTGAACCATTTCGATTGCCGCGATCCGATGCGCGGTTCTCCAACGCCAGTCAGTCGACCCCACGGACTGGCCCATGGGTGAAACAGTGACGATCCAGAAGAATTGGCAAGAATTGATTCGGCCGAACAAGCTCCAGGTCACGCCGGGCTCCGACGCGACCCGTTTCGCCACCGTGGTTGCCGAGCCGCTGGAGCGCGGCTTCGGCCAGACGCTGGGCAACGCACTGCGCCGCATCCTGCTGTCGTCGCTGCAGGGCGCGGCCGTGCAGTCGGTGCACATCGACGGCGTGCTGCACGAGTTCTCCTCGATTGCCGGCGTCCGCGAGGATGTCACCGACATCGTTCTGAACATCAAGGACATCGCGATCAAGATGCAGGGCGAAGGCCCGAAGCGCATGGTCGTGAAGAAGCAGGGTCCGGGTGCCGTCACCGCCGGTGACATCCAGACCGTCGGCGACATCGTCGTGCTCAACCCCGACCTGCCGCTCTGCACCCTGGACGAGGGCGCCGAGATCCGCATGGAGTTCACGGTCGCCACCGGTAAGGGCTATGTCGCCGCCGATCGCAACCGCCCCGAGGACGCGCCGATCGGCCTGATCCCGGTCGACAGCCTGTTCTCGCCGGTCCGCAAGGTCTCCTACAAGGTCGAGAACACCCGCGAGGGCCAGATCCTCGACTACGACAAGCTGACCATGACGATCGAGACCAACGGCGCGATCTCGCCGGAGGACGCGGTGGCCTATGCCGCGCGCATTCTGCAGGATCAGCTCAACGTGTTCGTCAACTTCGAAGAGCCGCGCAAGGAAGTCGCCCAGGAGATCATCCCGGACCTCGCCTTCAACCCGGCCTTCCTCAAGAAGGTGGACGAGCTCGAGCTGTCGGTGCGTTCGGCCAACTGCTTGAAGAATGACAACATCGTCTACATCGGCGACCTCGTGCAGAAGTCGGAAGCGGAGATGCTGCGCACCCCGAACTTCGGCCGCAAGTCGCTGAACGAGATCAAGGAAGTGCTGGCCCAGATGGGTCTGCATCTCGGCATGGAAGTGCCGGGCTGGCCGCCGGAGAACATCGACGAGCTGGCCAAGCGCTTCGAGGATCACTACTGAGCGGCTGGCGGGTAGCGATCCTACCCGCCACTCGTAACGACCGGGCGAACGCAGGCAGCCCACCTGAGCAACATGTCCGACGAACCGTCGCGGCAGATTGAAATGAAGGACTAACACAATGCGTCACGGCAAGGTTCATCGGAAGCTCAACCGCACCGCCGAGCATCGCAAGGCGATGTTCGCCAACATGTGCGCCGCGCTGATCAAGCACGAGCAGATCGTCACCACGCTGCCGAAGGCCAAGGAGCTGCGGCCGATCGTCGAGAAGCTCGTCACCCTCGGCAAGAAGGGCGGTCTCGCGCTGCGCCGTCAGGCGATCGCCGAGATGCGCGACGTCGACCAGGTGAAGAAGCTGTTCGACGTGCTGGCGCCCCGCTACAAGGACCGCAACGGCGGCTACACCCGCATCATCAAGGCCGGCTTCCGCTACGGCGACAACGCCGCGATGGCCGTGATCGAGTTCGTCGATCGCGACGTCGACGCCAAGGGCCAGGACTCGGGTCCGGTGCAGGAGACCTCGGAAGCCGCGTAAGCGACGCTCCGATCTAACTTTGCAAAACGGCGCCTTCGGGCGCCGTTTTCGTTTGTCGTGCTTCGCTTGTAGGGTGGGCAAAGGCGCATCCGCGGTCTCTCCTCGCGCGAGCTCTTGGTGGCGCCGTGCCCACCGTCTTAGCCAGAATTCGCGGATCCACGGTGGGCACGCGGCCGCCTGCGGCGGCCGCTTTGCCCACCCTACGATTCTCCGCTCGGGCTACCGTCAAAAGGATCAGCTCTGCGTGCAGCGCGTTGGGGTCGGCGCATCGGCGACCTACATGCGTTCCTCCAGCACAATGGAGAGCTGCTCATGCACATCGATCTCTCGGGTAGGACCGCGCTCGTCACGGGTTCCACCGCCGGCATCGGCTTTGCCATCGCCAAGGGACTGGCTGCGTCCGGCGCGGAGGTCGTCCTCAACGGCCGTGCCCAAGGCCGCGTCGATGAGGCCGTCGCCAAGCTGAAGCAGGCGGTCCCTGGCGCGAAGGTCCGCGGTGTCGCCGGCGATGTCGCCCAGGTCGACGGCGGCAACGCCATCGTCACGGCGGTCCCGGAGGTCGACATCCTCGTCAACAATGCCGGCATCTTCGAGCCGAAGGACTTCTTCGAGATTCCCGACGAGGACTGGAGCCGCTTCTTCGAGGTCAACGTTCTCTCCGGCGTCCGCATGGCGCGCGCCTACATGCAGGGCATGCTGAAGCGCAACTGGGGCCGCGTCATCTTCATCTCCTCGGAGTCGGCGCTGAACATCCCGACCGAGATGATTCACTACGGCATGACGAAGACGGCGCAGCTCGCGATTTCCCGCGGCCTTGCCAAGCTGACGCGCGGCACCGGCGTCACCGTCAATTCGGTGCTGCCCGGACCGACCATGTCGGAAGGCGTCGAGACCTTCGTCAAGGATCTGGCACGCCAGAACGGCCAGTCGGAGGAGGAGGCGGCCTCGTCCTTCGTCAAGCAACACCGGCCGGCGTCGCTGCTGCAACGCTTCGCCAGCGTCGACGAGATCGCCAACATGGTCGTCTACGCGGCCTCTCCGCAGGCCTCCGCCACCAACGGCGCCGCGCTGCGCGCCGAAGGCGGCATCGTCGACACCATCGCCTGAGGCCTGCGATGACGGCTTACGTCCTCTCCGAGGTCGAGGTTCGGGATGCCGAGGCGATGCAGCGCTACCGCGATCTCGCGGCGCGCTCGATCACGCAGTATGGCGGCCGCTATCTGGTCCGCGGCGGCTCCGCGGAGGCTGTCGAGGGCGGCCCGCCGGCGAAGACGCTGATCATCGTCGAGTTCCCATCGATGGCGCGGTTGCGCGAATGGTATGCGTCGCCCGAATATGCCGAAGCCCTCGGTGAGCGCTGGAAGGCGCTGGACCGGCGGCTGATTTTCGTCGAGGGTGCTGCACCTGCGTAGCGCCCCGACCGACG is from Bradyrhizobium sp. ORS 285 and encodes:
- a CDS encoding DUF1330 domain-containing protein; translation: MTAYVLSEVEVRDAEAMQRYRDLAARSITQYGGRYLVRGGSAEAVEGGPPAKTLIIVEFPSMARLREWYASPEYAEALGERWKALDRRLIFVEGAAPA
- a CDS encoding SDR family NAD(P)-dependent oxidoreductase, with translation MHIDLSGRTALVTGSTAGIGFAIAKGLAASGAEVVLNGRAQGRVDEAVAKLKQAVPGAKVRGVAGDVAQVDGGNAIVTAVPEVDILVNNAGIFEPKDFFEIPDEDWSRFFEVNVLSGVRMARAYMQGMLKRNWGRVIFISSESALNIPTEMIHYGMTKTAQLAISRGLAKLTRGTGVTVNSVLPGPTMSEGVETFVKDLARQNGQSEEEAASSFVKQHRPASLLQRFASVDEIANMVVYAASPQASATNGAALRAEGGIVDTIA